Part of the Paeniglutamicibacter sulfureus genome, CGGCCGCATGCGGAGGGAGTTCTTGACCAGGTCGCGGATGGTGACGGCGCCCTTGCCCTCGATGTTCGCCGGACGACTCTCCAGCCGGACGACGTGGTCCTGCTGGAGTTGCAATTCCACGGCGTCCTCGATGGTGACGATGCGCTCGTCCAATGGAATGAAGCCGGACAGGACGTTGAGCAGCGTGGTCTTGCCGGTACCGGTGCCGCCGGAGACGATGATGTTCAGCCGTGCCTTGACGCAGGCCTCCAGCAGGTGGGCCATGTCCGGGGTCAAGGTACCGAACTCGATCAAGTTCCGTACTGTCAGCGGATCCTTGGAGAACTTGCGGATCGTGATCGACGGTCCGTTGACAGCCAGCGGCGGGATGATCGCGTTGACTCGGCTTCCGTCCTCGAGCCGGGCGTCCACCAACGGCGAGGACTCGTCGATGCGCCGTCCAACCTTGGACACAATACGCTCGATGACGCGGCGCAACTGGTCCTCGGAACTGAACGTGGCGTCGGTCGCCTCGAGCTTGCCGTTGCGTTCCACGTAGATCTGATCGCGGCGGTTCACCATGATTTCACTGACCTCGGGGTCCTCCAGCATGCGCTGCAGTGGACCCAACCCGAGGACCTCGTCGCCGATGTCCCGGATCAGCCGCCGTCGTTCCTCGGGGGAGAGCGGCACTTGCTCGGCGTCGATCACCTGGCTGAGTTCGTCGCGGGCCAGCTTGCGCAGCTGTTCTTCGGTGAGCGACGGGTCGGTGATGCGAGAGCCGAGGCGCTCGAACAGGGCCTCGGCGGCACGTGCCTTGAGGCCGAACAGGGCGTCCACGGTCCCTCGTCGCGCCGGAGCGGCAGGCGCTTCGGCAAACGCAGCGAGGTCGGATTCGGGCAACGGCACGACGCCGGGTTCTTCGCCACTCAGCGGCGGGGTCCCCGGGTCGGCATCGACTGGACCCGGCTCCGCGGGGACGGAAGCCGGGATCGGCGGCAGCGCCACGGCGTCGACAGGGATTCGGCCGTCAGGCTTCGTGGCGGGCTCCGGCGCGCCGCGGCGGGCTGCTGTGAGGCGGCTGGCGAGGTTCATCGGACCACTTCCCTGCGGTGGATCTTGCGGTTGCTGGCCGATTGGTCGGCGTCGAAGCGGCGCGCAAGCTTCATAAGTCCGCGTGCCGCGGCATCGTGAGAGTGGTCGGTCAGCAACGGCGTCCCCTTGTTGGTGCTGAGCGGGACGGCGCGGGACCGGGGGACCACGGCGTCGACCGGGACCCCGATGGAGGCCTCGACGTCCTGGATCGTGAGGCCGCTGCGACGGTCCGCGAAGTTCAGCACCACGTGGCGCCCCTGTGGGATGAGCTGGAGCTCGCGCAGGACGCCGAACCCCGTGTTCAGCCCGCGGATGCTGGGCACGTCCATGCCGCACACCCACACGGCGTCGGTGGCCTGTTCGAGCGCCGCTAGCAGGTGTTCGCCGAGGCCGGGTGCCGTGTCCAGGACCACGTACCGAAACTCGGCCGCGAGCTGGTTGATCAGCACGGCGACCTGTTCCGGGGTGATGAGGTCCGCGTCGGCCGGGCTCTTGGGCCCGCATAGCGCGTAGACACCTGTGTCGTCGACCGTCAGGAAGGCCTTGAGGACCATTGAGTCCTGGACGGCTGAGCCGAAGACGGCGTCGGTGATGGTGTGCTCGGGATCCACGTTAAGGGCGCCGGCGACGTCGCCGAACTGCAGGTCCAGGTCCACGATCACCACCCCCATCGGGGCGGTCTTCGCCAGCCCGACGGCAAGGTTGGTCGCCACCGTGGTCTTGCCCACGCCGCCCTTGGGCGACATGACCGCGACTACGCGACCCCGGCGCCGTTCATTGGAACCGCCGTCGCCGGACTGGCGCCGCCGCCCGTCAGTGGACAGGCAGGCGCGCTCCAGGAGCACGCGCAGGGTGGCGGGGTCGGCATCGGGTTCCGTGATGTCCCGGACACCGGCACGCATGGCAAGCATGACCAGCTGCGGATCCGCGCCGGCGGTGAGCACCACGGAGATATCGGGGTTCAGCAGGTCCAACGCGGTGGCCAGTCGGAGGGCGGCCTCACGGTCAGTGTCCGGGCCCAGGAGGACGACGTCGGTCGTCTCGCCGATGCTGCGAGCGAGCAGATCGTGCGGCGAGAGGTTGGCGGCCCCGGCTGGGATGCGCTGGACGGCGCCGGGCATGGCACCCTTGACGGCGGCCAGGACGCGGCGTTCGAACTCGACGGAGTCTGTCAGGAGCAGGAAGCGGCTCATTTCAGCACCTGGTTGATTTCCCAGACGCGGGTGTCGCCCTTGTCGGTGTCCTCGTTCTGCTTGGTCAGCCAGACCAGGCCGAACTCGCGGGTGTGGATGATCTTGGCCGCCTGGGCGGAGTCGACGCCGAAGGTGACATAGGCCGAACCGACCGGCAGCGCCGCAGCTCCCTCGGCGGTGCTTTCCGCCTCGCCTGCCGCGATCTGGATGGCGGTGACCAAGACCTGCTCGTCGAGGAGCTTGGTGATCTCGACTTCGTCGGCGTCCTTGTCGTTCTTTTCCTTGACCGTGAAGCTGCCAAAGACGCCCACGGTGTCCCCGGCGCGGAGGTTGCCGCCGGCCACGCGCTCGGGCTCCAGAAGGACGGTGATCTCCTGTTTTCCTTTGGGGACCTCGACGGTCCCGGGGGTGAGGAGCGAATCCTCTGCGATGAGTTTGGCCGCCAGGAGTTGCTCGCCAGCGGTGACCGCTTGCGCCAAAATCTTGCCGTCCTGGTCCGCGAGCGTGTCCAGCGCATCGTTCGGCACGGCGACTGCCGGCAGGCTCTGCTCCTTGAATGCCGTGGTCAATTCTGCGACCGGGGTGCCGGCCGGCACGTCGCGCGTGGCGACCAGCACCTTCACGGGATCGAGCGACGATTGTGCGCGGGCGTCCGCGCCTTGCACATAGGTGAGGAGTAGAACCGTACCGACGATTGCCAGTATCAGTGCTGCTATGCCCCCAAGCAGCCGTGTCTTCATTGTGTGCCCCCAAGGCTTGAAATGGCTATTGCGTAGTTCGGTTTAGCTAACTGTCGGTGACGAGTAGCTACTCGCTGAGCGATGGCGGCCGTGTGACGCCGAGATCCGTTCCGCCCCCGCCCGTTAGCTCGTCCTCATCCAATAAGCGAACGAATTCCCCGTATATACCCCGGCACGGGTCTGAGCAACCCGGGTACGAACTTAGTTCGAAATTTTCAGATTCCTTGCTGCCACCGGAGAACTTCCAAGCGTAGATACGAAATGCGGCGATCCCCTGGATCGTGAACTTGCCACCGCCAGTACCTGTGACTT contains:
- a CDS encoding CpaF family protein — encoded protein: MNLASRLTAARRGAPEPATKPDGRIPVDAVALPPIPASVPAEPGPVDADPGTPPLSGEEPGVVPLPESDLAAFAEAPAAPARRGTVDALFGLKARAAEALFERLGSRITDPSLTEEQLRKLARDELSQVIDAEQVPLSPEERRRLIRDIGDEVLGLGPLQRMLEDPEVSEIMVNRRDQIYVERNGKLEATDATFSSEDQLRRVIERIVSKVGRRIDESSPLVDARLEDGSRVNAIIPPLAVNGPSITIRKFSKDPLTVRNLIEFGTLTPDMAHLLEACVKARLNIIVSGGTGTGKTTLLNVLSGFIPLDERIVTIEDAVELQLQQDHVVRLESRPANIEGKGAVTIRDLVKNSLRMRPDRIVVGEVRGGEALDMLQAMNTGHDGSISTVHANTPRDAVARLETLVLMAGMDLPLRAIREQVASAVHLIVHLTRLRDGTRRVTHLTEVQGMEGEVVTLQDAFLFDYSAGMDAQGRFLGKPVPTGVRPRFLDHFHEVGVKLPPGIFGASGGAGAGTGAQAGASKGRW
- a CDS encoding AAA family ATPase → MSRFLLLTDSVEFERRVLAAVKGAMPGAVQRIPAGAANLSPHDLLARSIGETTDVVLLGPDTDREAALRLATALDLLNPDISVVLTAGADPQLVMLAMRAGVRDITEPDADPATLRVLLERACLSTDGRRRQSGDGGSNERRRGRVVAVMSPKGGVGKTTVATNLAVGLAKTAPMGVVIVDLDLQFGDVAGALNVDPEHTITDAVFGSAVQDSMVLKAFLTVDDTGVYALCGPKSPADADLITPEQVAVLINQLAAEFRYVVLDTAPGLGEHLLAALEQATDAVWVCGMDVPSIRGLNTGFGVLRELQLIPQGRHVVLNFADRRSGLTIQDVEASIGVPVDAVVPRSRAVPLSTNKGTPLLTDHSHDAAARGLMKLARRFDADQSASNRKIHRREVVR
- the cpaB gene encoding Flp pilus assembly protein CpaB, which translates into the protein MKTRLLGGIAALILAIVGTVLLLTYVQGADARAQSSLDPVKVLVATRDVPAGTPVAELTTAFKEQSLPAVAVPNDALDTLADQDGKILAQAVTAGEQLLAAKLIAEDSLLTPGTVEVPKGKQEITVLLEPERVAGGNLRAGDTVGVFGSFTVKEKNDKDADEVEITKLLDEQVLVTAIQIAAGEAESTAEGAAALPVGSAYVTFGVDSAQAAKIIHTREFGLVWLTKQNEDTDKGDTRVWEINQVLK